The sequence TATATTTTTCTAAACCTAAAACAGTTAAAAATTCCACAAATAAGTTATATATCTCTTGAGAATGTGATTTATTTAATTCTTTTAATAAATTAAAAATAACTGCTAATGCCCTGGCAGTGTTAAAGTCGTCTTCTAGGGAGGCAACAAACTCCTCTTTATATTCTGACAAATCAACCTTTGTTTCTTGCAAGTCTTGTAGCATCAAAACACTTCTAATTCTATCGCCAGCAGTTTTTGCTTGTTCCAACTCTTGGTCAGAATAGTTAATTGGCATACGATATTGTGTCATTAAGAAAAATAACCTTAAATCCATTGCTGAATATTTTTTAAGTACCTCTCTAACAGTGAAAAAATTATTTAAGGATTTACTCATCTTCTCGTTATCAATCCGCACAAAACCATTATGCATCCAATAATTAGCCATTTTTTTACCAGTTAAAGCCTCGGTTTGGGCTATTTCGTTTTGATGATGAGGAAAAACCAAGTCTTGTCCGCCGCCATGAATATCAAAGGTATCTCCTAAGTATTCTCTGCTCATTACACTACACTCAATATGCCAACCAGGTCGGCCTTCAGACCAAGGACTTTCCCAAGTTAAATTACTTTTATCGTCACCCTTCCAAAGCACAAAATCAGAGGGGTTACGTTTGCTAGCATTTACC comes from Candidatus Margulisiibacteriota bacterium and encodes:
- the cysS gene encoding cysteine--tRNA ligase is translated as MLKIYNTLTRKKDEFIPIKKKKVKIYVCGVTVYDLCHIGHARAYVVFDVVRRAFEYLGYKVTYIQNFTDVDDKILNRAKEQGIDALELSKKMISEYFTDMDMLNIKRADNYPKVTEHIPQIIKFVEELEKKGIAYESQGDVYFDISKFKDYGDFSCRNLEDMQAGARVEVNASKRNPSDFVLWKGDDKSNLTWESPWSEGRPGWHIECSVMSREYLGDTFDIHGGGQDLVFPHHQNEIAQTEALTGKKMANYWMHNGFVRIDNEKMSKSLNNFFTVREVLKKYSAMDLRLFFLMTQYRMPINYSDQELEQAKTAGDRIRSVLMLQDLQETKVDLSEYKEEFVASLEDDFNTARALAVIFNLLKELNKSHSQEIYNLFVEFLTVLGLEKY